A single region of the Brassica rapa cultivar Chiifu-401-42 chromosome A03, CAAS_Brap_v3.01, whole genome shotgun sequence genome encodes:
- the LOC117132471 gene encoding uncharacterized protein LOC117132471, which produces METNLHLQDSVDVLLDTNAPAVETNPHLQDSENLPRSKEPTVVGDSRDPLVAENDPISKDSGDTSLAFPQPTFSLGLTQEDPQLSKTSAPDSEDYGDEHMTVDPPPTSNENDAPAPLYRKSKRPRVVPRSLVGDYQCDKRILVRAWEAHVNATRRVPNVDYAVKFAELSSKLESPL; this is translated from the exons ATGGAGACCAATCTTCATCTACAAGACAGT GTCGATGTCCTTCTGGACACAAACGCTCCGGCTGTGGAGACCAATCCTCATCTACAAGACAGT GAAAATCTCCCAAGATCAAAAGAACCTACTGTAGTTGGTGATAGTCGAGACCCACTCGTGGCTGAAAACGATCCCATATCGAAGGACAGTGGAGACACTAGTCTTGCATTTCCCCAGCCAACATTCTCCCTTGGCCTGACGCAGGAAGATCCTCAACTATCCAAAACAAGCGCCCCTGACAGCGAGGACTATGGTGATGAACATATGACAGTCGATCCACCACCAACTTCCAATGAGAACGATGCTCCAGCGCCGCTTTACAGGAAAAGCAAGCGTCCACGAGTTGTTCCTAGGTCACTAGTTGGTGATTACCAGTGTGATAAACGTATACTGGTGCGTGCGTGGGAGGCGCATGTGAATGCCACTAGAAGGGTCCCCAACGTTGACTACGCTGTGAAATTCGCTGAACTTTCATCGAAGCTGGAGTCCCCATTGTAA
- the LOC117133062 gene encoding uncharacterized protein At4g04775-like, with protein MSTQTKGSSSSAPGGTRSRRRRVEKPRGIPQFCRCGEEAVIRTSGTAKNPGRLFYCCPNGSEEDKFHLFTWTDERVVEEVEDLKCEVSELKADISNVRAELSSITKDSERTKLMVELARDRKCCCAIL; from the exons ATGTCGACCCAAACCAAGGGAAGCTCCTCCTCAGCACCCG GGGGAACACGTTCTAGGCGGCGAAGAGTTGAGAAACCGAGGGGGATCCCGCAATTCTGTCGTTGTGGTGAAGAAGCAGTGATTAGGACATCAGGGACTGCAAAAAACCCCGGTCGGCTCTTCTACTGCTGTCCGAACGGATCAGAGGAG GACAAATTCCATCTTTTCACATGGACTGACGAACGTGTGGTGGAAGAGGTAGAGGACCTAAAGTGTGAAGTTTCAGAGCTGAAAGCAGACATCTCCAATGTTAGAGCAGAACTAAGTTCAATAACGAAAGATAGCGAGCGTACCAAGCTAATGGTAGAGTTAGCAAGAGACAGGAAATGTTGTTGTGCTATATTATAA
- the LOC117133063 gene encoding uncharacterized protein LOC117133063, whose amino-acid sequence MPEQITQAQAPSVFWDVGMDLLNYPTHGPTEGITGEGVENTMRFWQDVANEGFACPEGLHVNDPPGNQNMGVGEPNAATDDNGGGSSTGSTHAPLVPTYIGEQVRTNEMVEEPSAIQLGESACILPTNTEKRAGKALEKTPTEFAEGSKATIHGGREKKGGQRAEQTSSEGSSTEGELGEYGNNVTEGMMFRNREAFKQHMAIYAISMKFQYRSRKSEPGLMVLECCGLNCPWRVYAVKLKDADVFEVRKVVSEHTCSIDERGGYQTQATSSVIGELMRNKFGSAGGGPKPREIRQMMRGDHDVNISYWKAWRSRDVAIDKAKGTTQSSYHLLPDYLQRLVTANPGTITKLYTETVEGGGERFKYMFVAFGASIKGYEFMRKVVVVDGTHLKGKYAGCLLTASAQDGNYQIFPLAFAVVDSENDSSWEWFFEQLSAFVERDDELVFVSDRHMSIYKGLSKVYPGVGHCICVVHLKRNIRSNFRARHLEYLVAKAARTFRLQEFYTTFNEIKTMDPACAEYLLDIGLEHWARSHFPGKRYNIMTSNLAESWNSVLREAREFPVIPLIDFIRTKLTGWFATRREAAQKNMGSMSPKVSGMLTKSFEQTGGYGVTQIGEDEYEVRNKNGGSFHVDLDKKTCSCYEFQVLAIPCSHAIAAAIKAKISVESLVLPAYTIEGLRSAYAGSVLPVPDYTGVSDLVSDFGGMKLCPPVTRRPPGRPKKQR is encoded by the exons ATGCCAGAACAAATCACGCAAGCCCAAGCACCGTCTGTGTTTTGGGATGTGGGAATGGACTTGTTGAACTACCCTACACATGGTCCCACCGAAGGAATCACTGGTGAAGGGGTTGAGAATACTATGCGTTTTTGGCAAGATGTTGCAAATGAGGGGTTTGCTTGTCCAGAAGGTTTACATGTCAATGACCCACCGGGAAATCAAAACATGGGTGTGGGTGAGCCAAACGCAGCAACGGATGATAATGGCGGTGGCTCATCAACAGGATCGACACATGCCCCGCTTGTGCCGACATATATAGGTGAACAAGTGCGTACAAATGAAATGGTAGAGGAACCGAGTGCGATTCAACTAGGGGAGTCTGCATGCATCCTCCCAACGAACACAG AGAAGAGGGCTGGTAAAGCATTGGAAAAGACGCCAACAGAATTCGCTGAAGGGAGCAAGGCTACCATACATGGTGGACGTGAAAAGAAGGGTGGTCAGAGGGCAGAGCAAACTTCATCGGAAGGGAGTAGCACCGAGG GCGAGTTAGGAGAATACGGAAACAATGTTACTGAGGGCATGATGTTCAGAAACAGAGAGGCTTTCAAGCAACATATGGCTATTTATGCCATAAGCATGAAGTTTCAGTACAGAAGTAGGAAGTCAGAACCAGGGCTGATGGTACTTGAATGCTGTGGTCTGAATTGCCCATGGAGAGTGTATGCAGTCAAACTTAAGGATGCTGATGTGTTCGAAGTTCGgaaagtggtatcagagcatacATGCTCGATAGATGAGCGTGGCGGTTATCAGACTCAAGCTACTTCATCGGTTATTGGAGAGCTAATGCGAAACAAGTTTGGAAGCGCCGGCGGAGGACCTAAACCGCGTGAAATAAGGCAGATGATGCGTGGCGACCATGACGTCAATATTTCATACTGGAAGGCATGGCGTTCTAGGGATGTGGCCATTGATAAAGCTAAAGGTACCACACAGTCATCTTACCACCTCTTACCAGACTACCTACAAAGGCTGGTGACTGCAAATCCGGGGACGATAACAAAACTCTACACTGAAACAGTTGAGGGTGGTGGCGAACGTTTCAAATATATGTTTGTCGCTTTTGGCGCTTCAATCAAGGGTTATGAGTTCATGAGAAAAGTGGTGGTGGTTGATGGTACTCACTTGAAAGGGAAATATGCAGGGTGTTTGCTGACTGCGTCTGCCCAAGATGGCAACTACCAGATATTTCCTCTAGCTTTTGCAGTAGTTGACAGCGAAAACGACTCTTCATGGGAGTGGTTTTTTGAGCAGTTGTCGGCATTTGTTGAGCGGGATGATGAGTTGGTGTTTGTATCTGATAGGCACATGTCTATATACAAAGGTCTTAGCAAG GTCTATCCGGGAGTGGGGCATTGTATCTGTGTGGTTCATTTGAAGAGAAACATAAGGTCAAATTTCAGAGCTCGGCACCTGGAATATCTCGTTGCTAAAGCAGCTAGGACCTTCAGATTGCAGGAATTCTATACAACTTTTAACGAGATTAAGACAATGGATCCGGCATGTGCTGAGTACTTACTTGATATTGGGTTAGAGCATTGGGCCAGATCACATTTCCCGGGAAAGAGATATAATATCATGACAAGCAACCTTGCGGAATCATGGAATTCTGTTTTGCGGGAAGCTAGAGAATTTCCGGTAATACCTTTGATCGATTTCATTCGTACTAAGCTCACAGGTTGGTTTGCAACGCGAAGGGAAGCAGCCCAGAAGAATATGGGTTCAATGTCGCCAAAGGTCTCCGGAATGCTAACCAAAAGTTTTGAGCAGACAGGTGGATACGGCGTAACTCAAATTGGAGAGGACGAGTACGAGGTGCGCAACAAGAACGGAGGGAGCTTTCACGTTGACCTCGATAAAAAAACATGTAGCTGTTACGAGTTTCAGGTGCTTGCCATTCCATGTTCACATGCTATAGCTGCTGCAATCAAGGCAAAGATTAGCGTGGAATCGTTAGTTTTGCCTGCATACACTATTGAGGGGCTGAGGTCGGCATATGCAGGGAGTGTATTGCCAGTGCCTGACTACACAGGTGTGTCTGATTTGGTTTCTGACTTTGGTGGTATGAAACTGTGTCCTCCAGTGACAAGACGCCCACCTGGGAGGCCGAAGAAGCAGAG ATGA
- the LOC117132470 gene encoding uncharacterized protein LOC117132470: MVRSIRIWLGEWKKNGNEEWDFIVDPEDYGYGLLISKTATFDMLDQIVRRRYSLSQRTPVVVTYRLPSWMLVPLGNKTPPTTIANTSDLSLILNVRTWLEDLAILVTVGPKGVAEYHFLCRTSFNIGATSYVFDMTATENSRAAYESLVFGDRAAQTERVMNAIFPEEAMLLFHRVSLEMAHADCYRANRNHNTAPVREIIELDNDDDEVMMEGTLEDVVQGWFYQL; the protein is encoded by the exons ATGGTTCGCTCTATCCGTATTTGGCTAGGTGAATGGAAGAAAAACGGAAACGAAGAATGGGATTTCATAGTCGACCCTGAAGATTATGGATATGGGTTGTTGATTAGCAAGACAGCCACCTTTGATATGCTCGACCAGATCGTAAGGCGCCGTTACAGCCTAAGTCAACGGACTCCGGTGGTTGTGACGTACCGTCTGCCTAGCTGGATGCTCGTGCCACTGGGTAACAAGACACCACCAACAACGATCGCTAACACGTCTGATCTCTCCTTGATCCTTAACGTGAGAACCTGGTTGGAGGATCTAGCAATCCTTGTAACAGTGGGGCCTAAAGGAGTGGCTGAGTACCATTTCCTGTGTCGAACAAGTTTCAACATTGGTGCAACCTCGTATGTTTTTGACATGACTGCCACTGAAAACTCAAGGGCTGCGTATGAAA GTCTTGTGTTTGGTGATCGTGCAGCCCAAACTGAACGGGTGATGAACGCGATATTCCCTGAGGAAGCGATGCTTCTTTTTCATCGAGTGTCTTTGGAGATGGCGCACGCTGACTGTTACCGTGCAAATCGTAACCACAACACAGCTCCGGTGAGAGAAATCATTGAACTTGACAACGACGATGATGAAGTAATGATGGAAGGAACTCTCGAGGATGTTGTGCAAGGTTGGTTTTATCAACTTTGA